In Campylobacter showae, the genomic stretch TCTATCGCTTTTTTCATCTGTTCGCTGCTTAGCTCTAGCGTGCGGTCATACCCGCTTTTAAGCTCCTCGATGCGAGCGGCATTGACGTCAAAGCCCGTAACTTCGTATTTCTCGCTAAATGCAGCCGCCAAAGGCAGCCCAACGTATCCTAGTCCAATAACGGCTATTTTCATTTATTTTTCCTTTTTAATTTTTTTGGTTCTATCGTTTTTACGCGTTCATACATTCTTATTTCCGCGCCTACTCCTTGCGGAGTTATGATTTTAACGGGGCTAACGCCAGGTAAAATTTGAGTGAATTCGTAATAAACCCGCCTCTTTTTCTTTCCGTCCTTGCAAAGCATCATCGTTTGCGCCAGCTCGTCACCGACGCTAAATTCATAATAAATCCCGCGCGCGTCCTCTTTTTCCTCGAGTTTTCCGCCGAGTAAAA encodes the following:
- a CDS encoding ecotin family protein, with translation MRKILLFIAACALPFALLAGESTTKTEENIFELPISKMPPDYFKYEVAFFKEIEIDCNFAFLLGGKLEEKEDARGIYYEFSVGDELAQTMMLCKDGKKKRRVYYEFTQILPGVSPVKIITPQGVGAEIRMYERVKTIEPKKLKRKNK